From one Ochrobactrum vermis genomic stretch:
- a CDS encoding electron transfer flavoprotein subunit alpha/FixB family protein has translation MAILLIAEHDNATLSDQTAKALTAAAQIGGDVDVLVAGKGAKAAADAASKLKGIRKVLLAESDALENRLAEPTAALIVALAANYDTVIAPATTSAKNILPRVAALLNVMQLSEIMEVVSADTFKRPIYAGNAIQTVQSTDAKKVITVRTASFQATGVGGSAAVESVNAAVDPALSSFVGNALSDSDRPELTSAKIIISGGRALGSAEKFQEVILPVADKLGAAVGASRAAVDAGYAPNDWQVGQTGKVVAPDLYIAVGISGAIQHLAGMKDSRVIVAINKDEEAPIFQVADYGLVADLFQAVPEMVDKV, from the coding sequence ATGGCTATTCTTCTTATTGCCGAACACGACAATGCAACCCTTTCGGACCAGACGGCCAAGGCGCTGACGGCAGCTGCCCAGATCGGCGGCGACGTGGATGTTCTGGTTGCAGGCAAGGGGGCGAAGGCTGCTGCTGATGCCGCCTCCAAGCTTAAGGGCATACGCAAGGTTCTGCTGGCTGAAAGCGATGCGCTGGAAAACCGTCTGGCCGAGCCGACGGCAGCACTCATCGTGGCACTGGCAGCCAATTATGACACGGTCATCGCACCGGCAACGACCTCGGCCAAGAACATCCTGCCGCGCGTTGCAGCGCTTCTCAATGTGATGCAGTTGTCCGAAATCATGGAAGTTGTGTCGGCGGATACGTTCAAGCGTCCGATCTATGCGGGCAATGCGATCCAGACCGTTCAGTCCACCGACGCCAAGAAGGTGATCACGGTGCGCACGGCCTCTTTCCAGGCAACGGGTGTCGGTGGTTCGGCTGCAGTTGAAAGCGTCAATGCAGCGGTCGATCCGGCGCTGTCGAGCTTCGTGGGCAACGCGCTCTCGGATTCGGACCGTCCAGAACTGACCTCGGCCAAGATCATCATCTCGGGTGGTCGTGCGCTTGGTTCGGCTGAAAAGTTCCAGGAAGTGATCCTGCCGGTTGCAGACAAACTCGGTGCGGCGGTCGGCGCCAGCCGTGCGGCTGTCGACGCGGGCTATGCGCCGAACGACTGGCAGGTCGGCCAGACGGGCAAGGTGGTTGCACCGGATCTCTACATCGCCGTCGGTATCTCCGGTGCGATCCAGCATCTGGCGGGCATGAAGGACTCACGCGTCATCGTCGCCATCAACAAGGA
- a CDS encoding electron transfer flavoprotein subunit beta/FixA family protein, which produces MKVLVAVKRVVDYNVKIRVKGDGSGVELANVKMSMNPFDEIAVEEAIRLKEAGKVTEIIAVSVGPAQAQETLRTALAMGADRAILVKSDETVEPLGVAKVLKGVVDAEKPDLVFLGKQAIDDDSNQTGQMLSALLNWSQATFASKVELGDGSAKVTREVDGGLQTIDVKLPAIVTVDLRLNQPRYASLPNIMKAKKKPLDEKSPADFGADIAPRLKVLKTEEPGGRKAGVKVGSVSELVEKLKADGVL; this is translated from the coding sequence ATGAAAGTCCTTGTCGCAGTGAAACGGGTTGTCGATTACAACGTTAAGATCCGTGTAAAGGGAGACGGTTCGGGCGTTGAGCTTGCGAACGTCAAGATGTCGATGAATCCGTTCGACGAGATCGCAGTTGAAGAAGCGATCCGACTGAAGGAAGCGGGCAAGGTGACGGAAATCATAGCGGTTTCGGTCGGTCCGGCTCAGGCACAGGAAACGCTGCGCACGGCGCTCGCCATGGGCGCCGATCGCGCGATCCTTGTGAAGAGCGATGAAACGGTTGAGCCGCTCGGTGTTGCCAAGGTGCTGAAGGGCGTGGTCGATGCGGAAAAGCCGGACCTCGTCTTCCTCGGCAAGCAGGCCATCGACGACGATTCGAACCAGACCGGCCAGATGCTGTCGGCGCTCCTCAACTGGAGCCAGGCAACTTTTGCCTCGAAGGTGGAACTGGGCGACGGTTCGGCCAAGGTGACGCGCGAAGTTGACGGCGGTCTCCAGACCATCGACGTCAAGCTCCCGGCTATCGTTACGGTCGATCTTCGTTTGAACCAGCCGCGCTACGCATCGCTGCCGAACATCATGAAAGCCAAGAAGAAGCCGCTCGACGAAAAGTCGCCTGCCGATTTCGGCGCCGACATTGCGCCGCGCCTCAAGGTCCTGAAGACCGAAGAGCCGGGTGGACGCAAGGCTGGCGTAAAGGTCGGTTCAGTCTCTGAACTGGTCGAGAAGCTCAAGGCCGACGGCGTACTTTAA
- a CDS encoding 3-hydroxyacyl-CoA dehydrogenase family protein, whose translation MQNLIAKVAGAEATGIRKVGIIGAGAMGAGIAAQFADAGVAVELLDIARGDNRIEPAETGISRQLKSGGFTTSEAAARVRPGNIDDHLARLQDADWVLEAVVEKLDIKRELFRKIAPYLKPSAILSSNTSTIPRHDLVGDMESGLARRFAITHFFNPPRLMPLLEVVVDDQADHDLRDRLHQAARILLGKTPIDCHDTPGFIANRIGCFWIAVSVTEACRFGLDIETADAVQTVLGVPKTGVFGLLDLIGIDLVPTIWGGLMQALPTDDGLQDYNLLGNPLIIELLAKGSFGRKAGGGFYHKTADGQFEVLDADKMLYRATRPVQLPTELHDLLSEQGPVGNYARSVLRKLVSYCETHLSEIASDAGAIDTAMQLGYSWREGPFALTAKAAEIIDC comes from the coding sequence ATGCAAAATCTGATAGCAAAAGTCGCGGGTGCCGAGGCTACCGGAATAAGGAAAGTCGGGATCATCGGAGCGGGCGCCATGGGTGCGGGTATCGCAGCACAGTTTGCCGATGCCGGTGTTGCCGTTGAACTGTTAGATATTGCCCGCGGTGACAACCGTATCGAACCGGCGGAAACCGGGATTTCCCGCCAGCTTAAATCGGGCGGGTTCACGACGTCGGAAGCTGCAGCCCGAGTGCGCCCCGGCAATATTGACGATCATCTCGCCCGGTTGCAGGATGCCGACTGGGTCCTTGAGGCGGTGGTGGAAAAGCTCGACATTAAACGCGAGTTGTTCCGGAAAATCGCACCTTATCTGAAACCGTCGGCAATTCTTTCTTCGAACACCTCAACCATCCCGCGTCATGATCTGGTTGGTGATATGGAAAGCGGGCTCGCACGCCGTTTTGCCATTACACATTTCTTCAATCCGCCACGACTGATGCCTCTTCTCGAAGTTGTTGTCGACGATCAGGCTGATCATGACCTGCGCGATCGGTTGCATCAAGCGGCCAGAATATTGCTGGGCAAAACCCCGATTGATTGCCATGACACTCCGGGCTTCATTGCCAACCGTATCGGCTGTTTCTGGATAGCGGTGTCGGTCACGGAAGCTTGTCGTTTTGGACTGGATATCGAAACCGCCGACGCTGTGCAGACGGTACTGGGTGTTCCAAAGACCGGTGTTTTCGGGTTGCTCGATCTGATTGGTATTGACCTCGTGCCAACCATATGGGGTGGTTTGATGCAGGCGCTGCCGACAGATGATGGCTTGCAGGACTATAATCTGCTGGGCAATCCGCTCATCATTGAACTGCTGGCAAAAGGATCGTTTGGGCGCAAGGCGGGCGGCGGGTTCTACCACAAGACGGCCGATGGGCAGTTCGAAGTGCTCGATGCTGACAAAATGCTTTATCGCGCCACTCGCCCGGTGCAATTGCCTACGGAATTGCATGACCTGCTTAGCGAACAAGGTCCTGTCGGGAACTATGCACGTTCTGTGTTGCGCAAGCTGGTAAGCTATTGCGAGACGCATCTGTCCGAGATTGCATCGGACGCCGGCGCAATCGATACCGCCATGCAGCTTGGCTACTCCTGGCGCGAAGGGCCTTTTGCACTCACAGCCAAAGCCGCAGAAATCATCGATTGTTAA
- a CDS encoding acetolactate synthase large subunit, whose product MNRPHITGAEALVHSLVAAKVDTCFANPGTSEMHFVAALDRISGIRCVLGLQENVVTGMADGYFRVTQRPAVTLLHCGPGYANGIANIHNARRAGSGMLNIVGDHATDHVAHDSPLTADVEALVGGSSEWHRFGTKPASIGADAMAGLKEAAFGYGQIASLVLPADVSWSEGGETSELESIEGPSPIDPAVVTHVAEALKSGRKAVIILGNPAVVEELHPLLKGIADQTGAELMGSSTISNMPKGKGRLVLPVVPYVVTEALQCLAPYDLVVLVNCPPPVGFFRYPGLPSLLHRADAEVLTLTTAHQDAKGALTALATALGARESDIAIQNGEIEVPVDGPVTPDSLAQIVARQIPENSLIVNEALTSGGGFAAVMPLAAPCDWLTVTGGAIGGGLPLATGAAIGAEAVGDKGRRVIALQADGSAAYTVQALWTQARENLPVTTLLLDNRSYAILLGEYAKVGAEPGPTALDMMSLVRPEIDWVSIARGFGVEAVTVTTNRELDLALTKALATDGPVLIDVRLD is encoded by the coding sequence ATGAACAGACCGCATATCACTGGAGCGGAAGCGCTCGTCCATAGTCTTGTTGCCGCCAAGGTAGATACCTGCTTTGCCAATCCCGGCACGAGTGAAATGCATTTTGTCGCTGCGCTTGATCGGATCTCTGGTATCCGCTGTGTGCTGGGGTTGCAGGAGAATGTGGTGACCGGTATGGCTGATGGCTATTTCCGCGTCACGCAGCGCCCAGCGGTAACACTGCTGCATTGCGGTCCCGGTTATGCCAACGGCATTGCCAATATTCATAATGCCCGCCGTGCTGGCAGCGGTATGCTCAACATTGTCGGCGATCATGCAACGGATCATGTCGCGCATGACAGCCCGTTGACTGCAGACGTTGAAGCACTGGTAGGCGGTAGTTCTGAATGGCACCGCTTCGGCACAAAACCGGCATCGATCGGTGCCGATGCCATGGCTGGTCTGAAAGAGGCAGCTTTTGGTTATGGCCAAATCGCTTCGCTGGTCTTGCCCGCAGACGTGTCATGGAGCGAAGGCGGCGAAACGTCGGAACTTGAAAGCATTGAAGGGCCATCTCCAATTGACCCAGCTGTTGTGACGCACGTTGCCGAAGCCCTGAAATCTGGGCGCAAGGCTGTCATCATCCTTGGTAATCCGGCTGTGGTCGAAGAGTTACATCCCTTACTCAAGGGCATTGCCGACCAAACCGGTGCTGAACTGATGGGAAGTTCAACCATTTCCAACATGCCAAAGGGCAAAGGGCGGCTGGTGCTACCGGTCGTGCCTTATGTGGTAACGGAAGCGCTACAGTGTCTTGCCCCTTATGATCTGGTCGTGCTGGTCAATTGTCCGCCGCCAGTCGGCTTCTTCCGCTATCCAGGTCTGCCGAGCCTGCTGCATCGCGCCGACGCCGAGGTTTTGACTCTGACGACCGCTCATCAGGACGCGAAGGGCGCGTTGACTGCTTTGGCCACAGCGCTCGGGGCTCGTGAAAGCGACATCGCCATCCAGAATGGAGAGATCGAGGTGCCGGTGGATGGTCCGGTAACGCCGGATTCTCTGGCCCAGATTGTAGCGCGTCAGATCCCGGAAAACAGCCTCATCGTCAATGAGGCGCTGACCTCAGGAGGTGGCTTTGCCGCGGTCATGCCATTGGCTGCTCCATGTGATTGGCTGACCGTGACAGGCGGTGCAATCGGTGGAGGACTGCCCCTCGCAACAGGCGCTGCCATCGGGGCGGAAGCTGTTGGCGACAAGGGACGACGGGTCATCGCTTTGCAGGCTGACGGTTCCGCCGCCTATACGGTACAGGCATTGTGGACGCAGGCCCGTGAAAACTTGCCCGTCACCACATTGCTGCTCGACAATCGCTCCTACGCCATTTTGCTCGGAGAATATGCCAAGGTTGGTGCCGAACCCGGCCCGACAGCGCTCGACATGATGAGCTTGGTTCGACCGGAAATTGACTGGGTATCGATTGCACGGGGCTTTGGCGTCGAAGCGGTGACGGTGACCACCAATCGCGAGCTGGATTTAGCCTTGACCAAAGCTCTGGCCACGGATGGGCCGGTGCTCATTGATGTACGACTGGACTGA